A single genomic interval of Deinococcus fonticola harbors:
- the hemC gene encoding hydroxymethylbilane synthase, giving the protein MRTVTVGTRGSTLALAQTRWVIARLKEEWPETEFRLQTISTQGDRNRESLGQLAQKGDKGFWVKEIEEALLQSRIDIAVHSLKDLPTAQPEGLEVASIPKRVDARDVLVGREGMKKLAELPQGARVGTSSIRRKAFLKSYRPDLQVIDLRGNIDTRLAALGTGDYDAIILAAAGLIRTELRHRIDEFIEPDILLPAPGQGALALETRADDDLSIEVAYAIHDHLTDDRITAEREFLAGLGAGCMAPVGAHATVKGGTLTLEGWVAAVDGTHVIRATSSGDAGECADIGAELANDLLKQGADRFIEMARA; this is encoded by the coding sequence ATGCGTACTGTCACCGTTGGAACGCGGGGAAGCACCCTGGCGCTCGCTCAGACCCGGTGGGTCATTGCCCGCCTGAAGGAGGAATGGCCGGAAACGGAATTCCGCTTACAGACCATCAGCACCCAGGGCGACCGCAACCGCGAGAGCCTGGGTCAACTCGCGCAGAAGGGCGACAAGGGCTTCTGGGTCAAGGAAATCGAGGAGGCCCTGCTGCAAAGCAGAATCGACATTGCCGTTCACAGCCTCAAAGACCTGCCCACCGCGCAACCGGAGGGCCTGGAAGTCGCCAGCATTCCCAAGCGTGTGGACGCCCGCGACGTGCTGGTGGGCCGCGAAGGCATGAAGAAACTGGCCGAGTTGCCGCAGGGCGCGCGGGTGGGCACCAGCAGCATTCGCCGCAAAGCGTTCCTGAAGTCCTACCGGCCCGACCTGCAAGTGATCGACCTGCGCGGCAACATAGATACGCGCCTGGCGGCCCTGGGCACCGGGGATTACGACGCGATCATCCTGGCTGCCGCGGGCCTGATTCGCACCGAGTTGCGCCACCGCATCGACGAGTTCATCGAGCCGGACATCCTGCTGCCGGCCCCCGGTCAGGGTGCGCTGGCGCTGGAAACCCGCGCCGACGACGACCTGAGCATCGAGGTGGCCTACGCCATTCACGACCACCTGACCGACGACCGCATCACCGCCGAGCGCGAATTTCTGGCGGGTCTGGGGGCAGGCTGCATGGCCCCGGTGGGAGCGCACGCCACCGTGAAGGGCGGTACTCTGACGTTGGAAGGCTGGGTGGCCGCCGTGGACGGCACTCATGTCATTCGCGCCACATCCAGCGGCGACGCCGGCGAGTGTGCCGACATCGGCGCTGAGCTGGCCAATGACCTCCTGAAACAGGGTGCGGACAGGTTCATCGAAATGGCGCGCGCGTAA